In Chitinophagaceae bacterium C216, the genomic stretch TTCTCGGTACGTTTGGTAACAATCGGTATTACCCGGCTCACTCCCAGTTCTGCAGCTTTTTCAAGAAACCACTCAAAGCGGCTGTTATTTTTGGTAGGAGCAATGGCAATGGTAACTTCCGGTCCGGTTCTAGGTTTTAAAACTGCCTGCGATACACGTACCTCGCAGCGCTTTTTATGATCGTTGGTGATTACGGCGGTTAGCAGATGTCCTTTCCCATCCGTAAGATGTACTGAGTCGCCGTTTTTCATTCTCAGTACTTGAATAGCGTGGCGCGAATTATCTTCGTCCAACACCACCCCACTTTCCTTCGGGTCATAATCTTTTATGTAAAAACAGGGAAGTATATCTTCAGTTTTTCGATGAAAAAAATGCTTCTCTATTTTTTTTAGAAAGGAGCATCGTCCAGCTCGTCATCTGTCATGGTGTTCATGCGGCTCTGCGCTTGGAACAGACGCGCACCTCCGGCACTGTCATCGTCCACCGGACGCCAGTTACCGCCCGGTAAACCTATTGCACTGAGCGGATCTTCATCCCATACAACAAATTTCTGGATGTGTAACAGTGCTTTCAGTTTAATAGTTTCTAGCGAACCGTTACGGTGTTTCGCTATTTTTACCTCGGTAAGACCTCTTTGGTCTTCACCTTCGGCATTAGAATGAATATCGTAATAATCTGGACGGTACAAGAACATTACCATGTCCGCATCCTGTTCAATGGCCCCGGACTCACGCAGGTCGCTCAGTTGAGGTACGCGACTACCATCTTTAGCACCCCGTTTTTCCACCTCCCGGCTTAACTGCGACAACGCAATAATGGGAATATTAAGCTCTTTAGCCAATCCCTTCAGGTTACGGCTAATGTTACTAATTTCCTGTTCCCGGTTGGCATTGCGGTTATCCCCTGTTCCACTCATCAACTGTAAATAGTCGATAATCACCAACCCTACATTATGCTTATTTTTTAGCTTGCGACATTTAGCGCGCAATTCAAAAATATTCAAAGCAGGCGTATCATCGATAAACAATGGAGCCTGAGACAAGCGTTGAATACCTTTTGTGTATAATTGCTTCATCTCATGCTCTTCCATTTTACCACGCGCAATTTTCTCCAGATTAATTTCACTCTCGGCAGCCAAGATACGTTGTACTAGCTGGCTCGCACTCATTTCAAGAGAAAAGAATGCTACGGCCGTAGGTTTTGAAGGATTCAGTGCTGCATTTCTAGCCAGATTGAGAGCAAATGCAGTTTTACCCACCGCAGGTCGCGCCGCCAGAATGATCAGGTCGCTGTTCTGCCATCCGTAGGTTACTTTATCCAAGGTTTTAAAACCACTCGGTACGCCGGTTATATCTTCATTCCGATGTCGGAGATCTTCAATACGCTGAATGGTCTGTACCAGCACAGAGTCTACCGGCTGAATACTGCTACGCAAATGTGAATTGGTAATTTCAAACAATTTGGCCTCGGCATCATCAAGTAGCTCAAACACGTCAGTGCTATCCTCATAAGCATCGTTGATGATTTCGCCACTGATACGTATCAACTCTCGCTGGATAAATTTCTGCAGAATGATACGAGCATGCGATTCTATATTGGCAGCAGAAACTACTGCATTAGTAAGCTTGGTTACGTAATAAGGTCCACCTACCATCTCCAGTTCCTCTCGGCTCTTCAGTTCTTCTACTACGGTAAGTATATCTATAGGCTGGCTCTTATTCGCCAGAGACTGCATCGCCCTGAAAATACGCTGATGGGCATCAACGTAAAAACACTCAGGCTTCAGTATTTCAATTACAGCATCAAAAGCATTTTTCTCCAGCATTATGGCGCCCAAAACCGCCTCCTCCAGTTCTCGCGCCTGTGGTGGTACTTTCCCATAGACCATAGTGCCTAGGTCTACAGCCGTACGCCTCTTTTGCTTTCTTTCTTTTTTATTTAGATTCGTTAAATCCATTGTTCATTAACAGCGACAAAATTCCTATCATTAGTTTTTACCAACGATCCACGGGTGCCATCCAACTTATATTTCTGTAAAAATGTTTGTTGTGGTGGTTGCGATACCCTTATCTCAGAGGGCGAATTTAGACTCAAAAAAGGGTAGAAAAAAATCTTTATTTCCAAACATTTTATATACAGAAAAAAGAAGGTTATTCACATGTTCAAGCTTTTATATATTTCGTACAATAATTGATATAGCAAAGATTCTATATTACAAATTATTGATATATTCACATTCTGTAATAATAGCAAAAACCTCAAGCACCCTGATTTCCGATACTACAGCATCCGATGGTTTGCCAATCTATTTTTTACATGTCGTCGTGTTTATCACTCAATATACATCATTTAGGTGGATGTATAAACTACTATTTATGAAAACCCGTATTTACTAGGATTTATAGCATTCATCTACATCTTTAATAACATTCAAAAACATACAATGAGTACTCCGTTCATATACTCTCATTAAGTGCTATAAATATGTTCACATCACCATTCTTCACATTTTTAAACATCCCAAAGAGAATTATTTTGATAACGCTAGCTCTTAAGCTTGCCTCCTCACTCATCATTAGCGTGGACTCCTTCTTTCCAAAATTTAGAGAAGTTTTTGTTTTACCGTATTGCACTGCTTCGCAGCGCCCACTAGCAGCCAATTGCTTATCTTTGCGGCTCCCTGAAGGGATATCCTTCAAACAAAAACATATTTCAGAAGATGACTATTTCATATAATTGGCTAAGCGAGTATCTGCCGGAACCGGTGCAACCCGAAAGGCTGAGCCAGATTCTTACCTCAATAGGACTGGAAGTAGAAGCTGTAGAAACATACGAGTCGCATAAAGGAGGCTTGAAAGGCCTTGTTGTAGGTGAAGTGCTTACCTGCGAGAAGCATCCTAATGCAGATAAGCTGAAACTGACTACCGTGGATATTGGGTCTACAACCTTAAAAATTGTGTGCGGAGCCCCTAATGTGGCAGCTGGACAAAAAGTAGTAGTAGCACCCGTAGGTGTAACAATATACCCCACCGACGGAGAACCCGTTACTATGAAGCGTGCTAAAATACGTGGCGAAGAAAGTGAAGGGATGATTTGTGCCGAAGACGAAATTGGGCTGGGAACCTCGCACGATGGTATTCTGGTATTGCCTGCTGATGTCAAACCCGGCACGCCTGTAGCCAATTTATTTGAAATTTACAATGACACAATTTTCGAGATAGGGCTTACACCTAATCGTATGGATGCGATGAGCCACTGGGGTGTAGCAAGAGATGTTGCTGCTTACTTAGCTCATCACGATAAGAAAACCGTTTCTCCCAAACTACCAGAAATTGCTAAACTTCCCCCCTTCAAAGGAAAAAGCCCTATTGAAGTATCGGTAGAAAATACGGCTGCTTGTCCTAGATACAGCGGTATCTGCATTAATAATGTAACTATCGGACCCAGCCCAGTATGGCTGCAAAATAAACTTAAAGCCATCGGCGTTAAGTCTATTAATAACATTGTTGACATTACTAATTTTATCCTCCATGA encodes the following:
- the dnaC gene encoding Replicative DNA helicase, with the translated sequence MDLTNLNKKERKQKRRTAVDLGTMVYGKVPPQARELEEAVLGAIMLEKNAFDAVIEILKPECFYVDAHQRIFRAMQSLANKSQPIDILTVVEELKSREELEMVGGPYYVTKLTNAVVSAANIESHARIILQKFIQRELIRISGEIINDAYEDSTDVFELLDDAEAKLFEITNSHLRSSIQPVDSVLVQTIQRIEDLRHRNEDITGVPSGFKTLDKVTYGWQNSDLIILAARPAVGKTAFALNLARNAALNPSKPTAVAFFSLEMSASQLVQRILAAESEINLEKIARGKMEEHEMKQLYTKGIQRLSQAPLFIDDTPALNIFELRAKCRKLKNKHNVGLVIIDYLQLMSGTGDNRNANREQEISNISRNLKGLAKELNIPIIALSQLSREVEKRGAKDGSRVPQLSDLRESGAIEQDADMVMFLYRPDYYDIHSNAEGEDQRGLTEVKIAKHRNGSLETIKLKALLHIQKFVVWDEDPLSAIGLPGGNWRPVDDDSAGGARLFQAQSRMNTMTDDELDDAPF